A stretch of the Gracilinanus agilis isolate LMUSP501 chromosome 4, AgileGrace, whole genome shotgun sequence genome encodes the following:
- the SLC25A11 gene encoding mitochondrial 2-oxoglutarate/malate carrier protein isoform X2 — MAAAASPGGGGVALKPRTSPKMGATVFVQPLDLVKNRMQLSGEGAKTREYKTSFHALTSILRTEGLRGIYTGLSAGLLRQATYTTTRLGIYTVLFERLTGADGTPPSFLLKALIGMTAGATGAFVGTPAEVALIRMTADGRMPPDQRRGYKNVFDALLRIAREEGIPTLWRGCIPTMARAVVVNAAQLASYSQSKQFLLDSGHFSDNIFCHFCASMISGLVTTAASMPVDIVKTRIQNMRMIDGKPEYKNGLDVLVKVVRYEGFFSLWKGFTPYYARLGPHTVLTFIFLEQMNKAYKKLFLSG, encoded by the exons ATGGCGGCGGCGGCTAGTCCTGGAGGCGGCGGGGTGGCTTTAAAGCCCCGCACGTCCCCCAA GATGGGGGCCACAGTTTTTGTGCAGCCTCTAGATTTGGTGAAGAACCGAATGCAGCTGAGTGGGGAAGGGGCCAAGACCCGGGAATACAAGACTAGCTTCCATGCCCTCACCAGTATCCTGAGAACTGAAGGGCTTCGAGGCATCTACACAGG GCTTTCCGCTGGGCTCTTACGCCAGGCAACATATACAACAACTCGCCTTGGCATTTACACTGTTCTTTTTGAGCGCCTGACTGGGGCAGATGGGACACCCCCTAGCTTCTTGCTGAAGGCCCTGATTGGCATGACAGCAGGTGCCACAGGAGCCTTCGTGGGAACACCTGCTGAGGTTGCCCTGATTCGTATGACAGCTGATGGTCG GATGCCACCAGATCAGCGTAGAGGCTATAAGAATGTTTTTGATGCACTCTTGAGGATTGCCCGGGAAGAGGGCATCCCCACCCTTTGGAGG GGCTGTATCCCCACAATGGCTAGGGCAGTTGTTGTCAATGCTGCCCAGCTTGCTTCCTATTCACAGTCTAAACAGTTTCTCTTAGACTCAG GTCACTTTTCTGACAATATCTTCTGTCATTTCTGCGCCAGCATGATTAGTGGACTGGTCACCACAGCAGCTTCTATGCCTGTGGACATTGTTAAAACCAG GATCCAGAATATGAGGATGATTGATGGGAAGCCAGAGTATAAGAATGGACTG GATGTGCTGGTGAAGGTTGTTCGATATGAAGGATTCTTCAGCCTTTGGAAAGGATTCACCCCTTACTATGCCCGGCTTGGCCCTCACACTGTCCTCACCTTTATTTTCCTGGAGCAAATGAACAAGGCCTATAAGAAGCTCTTTCTTAGTGGTTGA
- the SLC25A11 gene encoding mitochondrial 2-oxoglutarate/malate carrier protein isoform X1, with protein MAAAASPGGGGVALKPRTSPKSVKFLFGGLAGMGATVFVQPLDLVKNRMQLSGEGAKTREYKTSFHALTSILRTEGLRGIYTGLSAGLLRQATYTTTRLGIYTVLFERLTGADGTPPSFLLKALIGMTAGATGAFVGTPAEVALIRMTADGRMPPDQRRGYKNVFDALLRIAREEGIPTLWRGCIPTMARAVVVNAAQLASYSQSKQFLLDSGHFSDNIFCHFCASMISGLVTTAASMPVDIVKTRIQNMRMIDGKPEYKNGLDVLVKVVRYEGFFSLWKGFTPYYARLGPHTVLTFIFLEQMNKAYKKLFLSG; from the exons ATGGCGGCGGCGGCTAGTCCTGGAGGCGGCGGGGTGGCTTTAAAGCCCCGCACGTCCCCCAAGTCGGTCAAGTTCTTGTTCGGGGGCCTGGCTGG GATGGGGGCCACAGTTTTTGTGCAGCCTCTAGATTTGGTGAAGAACCGAATGCAGCTGAGTGGGGAAGGGGCCAAGACCCGGGAATACAAGACTAGCTTCCATGCCCTCACCAGTATCCTGAGAACTGAAGGGCTTCGAGGCATCTACACAGG GCTTTCCGCTGGGCTCTTACGCCAGGCAACATATACAACAACTCGCCTTGGCATTTACACTGTTCTTTTTGAGCGCCTGACTGGGGCAGATGGGACACCCCCTAGCTTCTTGCTGAAGGCCCTGATTGGCATGACAGCAGGTGCCACAGGAGCCTTCGTGGGAACACCTGCTGAGGTTGCCCTGATTCGTATGACAGCTGATGGTCG GATGCCACCAGATCAGCGTAGAGGCTATAAGAATGTTTTTGATGCACTCTTGAGGATTGCCCGGGAAGAGGGCATCCCCACCCTTTGGAGG GGCTGTATCCCCACAATGGCTAGGGCAGTTGTTGTCAATGCTGCCCAGCTTGCTTCCTATTCACAGTCTAAACAGTTTCTCTTAGACTCAG GTCACTTTTCTGACAATATCTTCTGTCATTTCTGCGCCAGCATGATTAGTGGACTGGTCACCACAGCAGCTTCTATGCCTGTGGACATTGTTAAAACCAG GATCCAGAATATGAGGATGATTGATGGGAAGCCAGAGTATAAGAATGGACTG GATGTGCTGGTGAAGGTTGTTCGATATGAAGGATTCTTCAGCCTTTGGAAAGGATTCACCCCTTACTATGCCCGGCTTGGCCCTCACACTGTCCTCACCTTTATTTTCCTGGAGCAAATGAACAAGGCCTATAAGAAGCTCTTTCTTAGTGGTTGA
- the SLC25A11 gene encoding mitochondrial 2-oxoglutarate/malate carrier protein isoform X3 — translation MAAAASPGGGGVALKPRTSPKSVKFLFGGLAGLSAGLLRQATYTTTRLGIYTVLFERLTGADGTPPSFLLKALIGMTAGATGAFVGTPAEVALIRMTADGRMPPDQRRGYKNVFDALLRIAREEGIPTLWRGCIPTMARAVVVNAAQLASYSQSKQFLLDSGHFSDNIFCHFCASMISGLVTTAASMPVDIVKTRIQNMRMIDGKPEYKNGLDVLVKVVRYEGFFSLWKGFTPYYARLGPHTVLTFIFLEQMNKAYKKLFLSG, via the exons ATGGCGGCGGCGGCTAGTCCTGGAGGCGGCGGGGTGGCTTTAAAGCCCCGCACGTCCCCCAAGTCGGTCAAGTTCTTGTTCGGGGGCCTGGCTGG GCTTTCCGCTGGGCTCTTACGCCAGGCAACATATACAACAACTCGCCTTGGCATTTACACTGTTCTTTTTGAGCGCCTGACTGGGGCAGATGGGACACCCCCTAGCTTCTTGCTGAAGGCCCTGATTGGCATGACAGCAGGTGCCACAGGAGCCTTCGTGGGAACACCTGCTGAGGTTGCCCTGATTCGTATGACAGCTGATGGTCG GATGCCACCAGATCAGCGTAGAGGCTATAAGAATGTTTTTGATGCACTCTTGAGGATTGCCCGGGAAGAGGGCATCCCCACCCTTTGGAGG GGCTGTATCCCCACAATGGCTAGGGCAGTTGTTGTCAATGCTGCCCAGCTTGCTTCCTATTCACAGTCTAAACAGTTTCTCTTAGACTCAG GTCACTTTTCTGACAATATCTTCTGTCATTTCTGCGCCAGCATGATTAGTGGACTGGTCACCACAGCAGCTTCTATGCCTGTGGACATTGTTAAAACCAG GATCCAGAATATGAGGATGATTGATGGGAAGCCAGAGTATAAGAATGGACTG GATGTGCTGGTGAAGGTTGTTCGATATGAAGGATTCTTCAGCCTTTGGAAAGGATTCACCCCTTACTATGCCCGGCTTGGCCCTCACACTGTCCTCACCTTTATTTTCCTGGAGCAAATGAACAAGGCCTATAAGAAGCTCTTTCTTAGTGGTTGA